The Deinococcus humi genome has a segment encoding these proteins:
- a CDS encoding ABC transporter permease subunit: MSAPFTELPPAPPADAPIVLEDVSVRLGSELILNGVTMDVRRGEFLALIGPSGGGKSTILRVIAGLLEPLSGVVRVGTAPALVFQDYRLLPWRTALRNVTLPADLGAGGGLPPEEALHLVGMDAYAGYFPAHLSGGMRARVALARALAQSGDVLLLDEPFAALDALVRERFNAELRHLHEKTGRTTVLVTHSIREAVWLADRVAVLRNGRIVEILDTRGEGRVSAYTDGLEAHLRGVLGTGDSTRLRTPVRERLSLSGLLPLAAMALGLLVWQVAAARLNQPFLLPTPAAVWRELTGTFPELLAAFWVTARTALSGLLIGGLLGVLIGYPLAKIRPLERFFSPFIIASQSTPIVILAPLLVSWLGFGFLPAVTISAISALYPIMVSTIIGVREVDRTFYELFRSLRATPLQRLTRLELPGALPVMLGGLRLSASLALIGAVVWEFVDANQKGLGFAIQLAGNYARKDTQFAAIALLILFGVLIYAVITWLERVVMRRRGR, from the coding sequence ATGAGCGCCCCCTTCACCGAACTGCCGCCCGCACCGCCTGCCGACGCACCCATCGTGCTGGAGGACGTGAGCGTACGGCTGGGCAGCGAGCTGATCCTGAACGGCGTGACCATGGACGTGCGCCGGGGGGAGTTTCTGGCGCTGATCGGCCCCAGTGGCGGCGGCAAGAGCACGATCCTGCGCGTGATCGCCGGGCTCTTGGAGCCGCTGTCCGGTGTGGTCCGGGTGGGGACGGCACCAGCGCTGGTCTTTCAGGATTACCGCCTGCTGCCGTGGCGCACGGCGCTGCGCAATGTGACCCTGCCTGCCGATCTGGGCGCTGGGGGTGGCCTGCCCCCCGAAGAAGCGCTGCATCTGGTGGGCATGGACGCCTACGCGGGCTATTTCCCGGCGCATCTGTCCGGCGGGATGCGGGCGCGGGTGGCGCTGGCCCGCGCGCTGGCTCAGAGCGGCGATGTTCTGCTGCTGGACGAGCCTTTCGCCGCCCTGGACGCCCTAGTGCGCGAACGCTTCAATGCCGAGCTGCGCCACCTGCACGAGAAAACCGGGCGCACCACCGTCCTGGTGACCCATTCCATCCGCGAGGCGGTGTGGCTGGCGGACCGGGTGGCTGTTCTGCGGAACGGCAGAATCGTGGAGATTCTGGACACGCGCGGCGAGGGCCGGGTCAGCGCCTACACCGACGGCTTGGAAGCACATCTGCGCGGAGTGCTGGGAACGGGGGACAGTACCCGTCTGCGAACGCCAGTGCGCGAGCGCCTGAGCCTGTCGGGTCTGCTGCCGCTGGCCGCAATGGCGCTGGGGCTGCTGGTCTGGCAGGTGGCCGCCGCACGACTGAACCAGCCCTTCTTGCTGCCCACGCCCGCCGCCGTGTGGCGCGAATTGACTGGCACCTTTCCTGAACTGCTAGCGGCCTTCTGGGTTACGGCCCGCACGGCACTGTCTGGCCTGCTGATCGGCGGGTTGCTGGGGGTGCTGATCGGCTACCCGCTGGCGAAGATCCGGCCTCTGGAGCGCTTTTTCAGTCCATTCATCATCGCCTCGCAGAGCACACCCATCGTGATTCTCGCGCCGCTACTGGTGTCGTGGCTGGGTTTCGGCTTCCTGCCCGCCGTGACCATCTCGGCCATCAGCGCCCTGTATCCGATTATGGTGTCCACCATCATTGGCGTGCGGGAAGTAGACCGCACCTTCTACGAGCTGTTCAGGAGCCTGCGGGCCACGCCCCTGCAACGGCTGACGCGGCTGGAACTGCCTGGCGCGCTACCCGTGATGCTGGGCGGACTGCGCCTGTCTGCCAGCCTGGCCCTGATCGGCGCCGTGGTCTGGGAGTTCGTGGACGCCAACCAGAAGGGCCTGGGCTTCGCCATCCAGCTGGCGGGCAACTACGCCCGCAAGGACACCCAGTTCGCCGCCATTGCCCTGTTGATTCTCTTCGGCGTGCTGATCTACGCCGTGATCACCTGGCTGGAACGCGTGGTGATGCGTCGTCGCGGACGGTAA
- the tkt gene encoding transketolase — MTQATEGNLEQLSINTIRTLSIDGVQAANSGHPGAPLGMAPMGYVIWQDFLRHNPGNPHWPGRDRFVLSAGHASMLIYSLLHLTGYDMPLQELKNFRQWNSKTPGHPEFFHTPGLDATTGPLGQGAAMTVGMAMAERHLAAQYNRDGFPIFDNYTYSIMGDGDLQEGVNHESAALAGHLKLGKLIWFHDDNRVQLDTATEKAESEDTAERYRAYGWEVLKVEDGNNLEEIRAAIINARNNTSQPTLIQVRTIIGFGSPRAGTSKAHGEALGAEGVAATKAALNWDYPPFTVPDGVAGHMDARERGAKQEQAWQEMMDGYRAAHPDLGKEVDALLARDLPANLEDSLPRYEVGGKAMATRNASGEAINALAAVVPGLMGGSADLSGSTKTTIKDGGVLNHDHYADRNVYFGVREFGMAAAANGLSLYGGVRPLVGTFLVFADYLKPAFRLSAIQMQPVTYVLTHDSIGLGEDGPTHQPIDQLAMLRAVPGAHVIRPADANETAIAWQMALEYEKGPTALALSRQDLRILPRNPEGVKKGAYVLQDAENPAVILVASGSEVGLALDAAEALGQQGTAARVVSMPCMEIFREQDGSYRDSVLTPGVKRVAIEAAAKSPWYEWVGLEGAVIGMDTFGASAPAEILFEKFGFSVENVVKVVKSVL, encoded by the coding sequence ATGACGCAAGCCACCGAAGGAAATCTCGAACAGCTCAGCATCAACACCATCCGCACGCTGTCCATTGACGGCGTGCAGGCCGCCAACAGCGGGCATCCTGGCGCGCCGCTGGGAATGGCCCCGATGGGCTACGTGATCTGGCAGGATTTCCTGCGCCACAATCCCGGCAACCCCCACTGGCCCGGCCGTGACCGTTTTGTGCTGTCAGCGGGCCACGCCAGCATGCTGATCTACAGCCTCCTGCACCTGACGGGCTACGACATGCCGTTGCAGGAGCTGAAAAACTTCCGGCAGTGGAACAGCAAGACGCCGGGCCACCCGGAGTTCTTCCACACGCCGGGGCTGGACGCCACCACCGGGCCGCTGGGGCAGGGCGCGGCGATGACCGTGGGCATGGCGATGGCCGAGCGTCACCTGGCCGCGCAGTACAACCGCGACGGCTTCCCCATCTTCGACAACTACACCTACAGCATCATGGGCGACGGCGACCTGCAGGAAGGCGTCAATCACGAGTCCGCCGCCCTTGCCGGACACCTCAAGCTGGGCAAGCTGATCTGGTTCCATGATGACAACCGCGTTCAGCTGGACACCGCCACCGAGAAGGCCGAGTCTGAGGACACCGCCGAACGCTACCGCGCCTACGGTTGGGAAGTGCTGAAGGTGGAGGACGGCAACAACCTCGAGGAAATCCGCGCGGCGATCATCAACGCCCGCAACAACACCTCGCAGCCCACCCTCATTCAGGTGAGGACCATCATCGGTTTCGGCAGCCCACGCGCCGGGACGAGCAAGGCCCACGGCGAGGCGCTGGGCGCGGAGGGTGTGGCCGCGACGAAAGCTGCGCTGAACTGGGACTACCCACCCTTCACCGTCCCAGACGGGGTGGCCGGACATATGGATGCCCGGGAGCGCGGCGCAAAACAGGAGCAGGCATGGCAGGAGATGATGGACGGCTACCGCGCCGCTCATCCGGACCTTGGCAAAGAGGTGGACGCGCTGCTGGCCCGCGATTTGCCCGCCAACCTGGAAGACAGCCTGCCCAGATATGAAGTGGGCGGCAAGGCGATGGCGACGCGCAATGCCAGCGGCGAGGCGATCAACGCGCTGGCTGCCGTGGTGCCGGGACTGATGGGCGGCAGCGCGGACCTGTCGGGCAGCACCAAGACCACCATCAAGGACGGCGGCGTGCTGAACCATGACCACTATGCGGATCGCAACGTCTACTTCGGCGTACGCGAGTTCGGCATGGCCGCCGCCGCCAACGGCCTGAGTCTGTACGGCGGCGTGCGCCCGCTGGTGGGCACGTTCCTGGTCTTCGCCGATTACCTCAAGCCCGCCTTCCGCCTGAGCGCCATTCAGATGCAGCCGGTGACCTACGTGCTGACCCACGACAGCATCGGGCTGGGCGAGGACGGCCCCACCCACCAGCCGATTGACCAGCTCGCCATGCTGCGCGCCGTGCCGGGCGCCCATGTAATTCGGCCCGCCGACGCCAACGAGACCGCCATTGCCTGGCAGATGGCGCTGGAATACGAGAAAGGCCCTACCGCGCTGGCGCTGTCCCGTCAGGACCTGCGAATCCTGCCTCGCAATCCAGAAGGCGTTAAAAAGGGCGCCTACGTCTTGCAGGATGCCGAGAACCCCGCCGTGATTCTGGTGGCCAGCGGCTCGGAAGTCGGACTCGCGCTGGACGCCGCCGAGGCGCTGGGCCAGCAGGGCACCGCTGCCCGCGTCGTCTCGATGCCATGCATGGAGATCTTCCGCGAACAGGATGGGAGCTACCGCGACAGCGTGCTGACCCCCGGCGTCAAGCGCGTCGCCATCGAGGCCGCCGCCAAATCCCCCTGGTACGAGTGGGTGGGTCTGGAGGGCGCGGTAATCGGCATGGACACCTTCGGGGCCAGCGCACCCGCTGAAATTCTGTTCGAGAAGTTCGGCTTCAGCGTGGAGAACGTGGTCAAGGTGGTCAAGAGCGTCCTCTGA